The following are encoded together in the Bos taurus isolate L1 Dominette 01449 registration number 42190680 breed Hereford chromosome 10, ARS-UCD2.0, whole genome shotgun sequence genome:
- the NOX5 gene encoding NADPH oxidase 5, whose amino-acid sequence MNAEEDAKWLQWVTHQFKTIAGEDGEINLQDFKKALKVKESFFAERFFVLFDSDGSGTITLQELQKALTLLIHGSPMDKLKFLFQVYDVDGKHPLWDGRRTQREGQRERPVSVTAQHWASSSPETGSGSIDADELRTVLQSCLYESAISLPKEKLDQLTLALFESADKDCSGTITFEELRDELQRFPGVLENLTISAAHWLTPPAPQRHRRQPRLLTSAYWHNHRSHVLCLAVFVGLHMLLFALAASAYRAFGSSVMVAKGCGQCLNFDCSFIAVLMLRRCLTWLRATWLAQVLPLDHNIQFHQLMGYVVVGLSLVHTVAHVVNFALQAQSETSPFRFWELLLTTRPGIGWVHGSASPTGVALLLLLLLMFACSSSCVRRSGHFEVFYWTHLSYLPMWLLLILHGPNFWKWLLVPGTLFFLEKTISLAASRMAALHIVEVNLLPSKVTHLLIKRPPLFHYRPGDYLYLNIPSIARYEWHPFTISSAPEQKDTIWLHIRSQGQWTNRLFESFKKPEPVFCGSKRLSRRLEMKRSQRKPQVSEMSSENHQFCNIKCYIDGPYGTPTRRIFASEHAVLIGAGIGITPFASILQSILYRHQKRKHICPNCQHSWMESGQDEDMKLHKVDFIWINRDQQSFEWFVSLLTKLEMDQAEETQVGRFLELHMYMTSALSKNDIKAIGLQMALDLLAKKEKKDSITGLQTRTQPGRPDWNKVFQKVAAEKKGKVQVFFCGSPALAKILKGHCEQFSFKFFQENF is encoded by the exons ATGAATGCCGAGGAGGATGCCAAGTGGCTTCAGTGGGTGACGCACCAGTTTAAGACCATTGCGGGAGAAGATGGGGAAATCAACCTGCAAGACTTCAAAAAAGCCCTGAAGGTGAAAGAG TCTTTCTTTGCTGAGAGATTCTTTGTCCTGTTTGACTCGGATGGAAGTGGCACCATCACACTTCAGGAGCTGCAGAAGGCACTGACCCTGCTTATCCACGGCAGCCCCATGGACAAACTCAAATTCCTCTTCCAGGTGTATGACGTCGATGGTAAGCATCCTTTGTGGGATGGGAGGAGGACTCAGAGGGAGGGACAAAGGGAACGGCCCGTCTCAGTGACTGCCCAGCACTGG GCTTCATCTTCGCCTGAAACAGGCAGCGGCTCCATTGACGCCGACGAGCTGCGCACCGTGCTGCAGTCGTGCCTGTACGAGAGCGCCATCTCGCTGCCCAAGGAGAAGCTAGACCAGCTGACGCTGGCGCTCTTCGAGTCCGCCGATAAGGACTGCAGCGGCACCATCACTTTCGAGGAGCTCCGAGATGAGTTGCAGCGCTTCCCCGGGGTTCTGGAGAACCTGACCATCAG TGCTGCTCACTGGCTAACGCCTCCAGCTCCCCAGCGACACCGGCGCCAACCTCGCCTGCTGACCTCTGCCTACTGGCACAACCACCGCAGCCATGTGCTCTGCCTGGCCGTCTTCGTGGGCCTCCACATGCTGCTGTTTGCCCTGGCAGCTAGTGCCTACCGGGCCTTCGGATCCAGCGTCATGGTGGCCAAGGGCTGCGGCCAGTGCCTCAACTTTGACTGCAGCTTCATTGCG GTGCTGATGCTCAGGCGCTGCCTCACGTGGCTGCGGGCCACGTGGCTGGCCCAGGTCCTGCCGCTGGACCACAACATCCAGTTCCACCAGCTTATGGGCTACGTGGTGGTTGGGCTCTCCCTCGTGCACACCGTGGCCCACGTGGTGAATTTCG CGCTCCAGGCTCAGTCTGAGACCAGCCCCTTCCGGTTTTGGGAACTCCTGCTCACCACGAGGCCTGGCATCGGCTGGGTCCACGGCTCGGCCTCCCCGACTGGCGTggctctgctcctgctgctgcttctcatgTTCGCCTGCTCCAGCTCCTGTGTCCGCAGGAGTGGCCACTTTGAG gtGTTCTACTGGACCCACCTGTCCTACCTCCCCATGTGGCTCCTGCTCATCCTGCACGGGCCCAACTTCTGGAAGTGGCTGCTGGTCCCTGGCACGTTGTTCTTCCTGGAGAAAACCATCAGCCTGGCAGCATCCCGCATGGCGGCCCTGCACATCGTGGAAGTCAATCTCCTCCCTTCCAAG GTCACTCATCTCCTCATCAAGAGGCCCCCTCTTTTCCACTACAGACCTGGTGACTACTTGTATCTGAACATCCCCAGCATTGCACGCTACGAGTGGCACCCCTTCACCATCAGCAGTGCTCCTGAGCAGAAAG ACACCATCTGGCTACACATCCGGTCCCAGGGCCAGTGGACCAACAGGTTGTTTGAGTCATTCAAGAAACCAGAGCCAGTGTTCTGTGGTTCCAAGAGGCTCTCGAGGAGGTTGGAGATGAAGAGGAGTCAGAGGAAGCCCCAG GTCTCCGAGATGTCCTCTGAGAACCACCAGTTCTGTAACATCAAG TGCTACATCGATGGCCCTTATGGGACCCCCACTCGCAGGATCTTTGCCTCCGAGCATGCTGTGCTCATTGGTGCAGGCATTGGCATCACGCCCTTTGCCTCCATCCTGCAGAGCATCTTATACAG ACACCAGAAGAGAAAGCACATTTGCCCCAATTGCCAGCACTCCTGGATGGAGAGTGGTCAGGATGAGGACATGAAACTCCACAAG GTGGACTTCATCTGGATTAACCGAGACCAGCAGTCTTTCGAGTGGTTTGTGAGCCTGCTGACCAAACTGGAGATGGACCAGGCCGAGGAGACGCAG GTAGGCCGTTTTCTGGAGCTGCACATGTACATGACCTCTGCACTGAGCAAGAACGACATAAAGGCCATTGGTCTGCAGATGGCCCTCGACCTCCTGgccaagaaggagaagaaggactCCATCACGGGCCTCCAGACACGCACCCAGCCTGGGCGGCCTGATTGGAACAAG GTGTTCCAGAAGGTGGCCGCTGAGAAGAAAGGCAAGGTGCAGGTCTTCTTCTGTGGCTCCCCGGCTCTGGCCAAGATCCTCAAGGGCCACTGTGAGCAGTTCAGCTTcaagtttttccaagagaacttCTAG
- the NOX5 gene encoding NADPH oxidase 5 isoform X1, giving the protein MSAPGDTAWTDSEGFRGTMNAEEDAKWLQWVTHQFKTIAGEDGEINLQDFKKALKVKESFFAERFFVLFDSDGSGTITLQELQKALTLLIHGSPMDKLKFLFQVYDVDGSGSIDADELRTVLQSCLYESAISLPKEKLDQLTLALFESADKDCSGTITFEELRDELQRFPGVLENLTISAAHWLTPPAPQRHRRQPRLLTSAYWHNHRSHVLCLAVFVGLHMLLFALAASAYRAFGSSVMVAKGCGQCLNFDCSFIAVLMLRRCLTWLRATWLAQVLPLDHNIQFHQLMGYVVVGLSLVHTVAHVVNFALQAQSETSPFRFWELLLTTRPGIGWVHGSASPTGVALLLLLLLMFACSSSCVRRSGHFEVFYWTHLSYLPMWLLLILHGPNFWKWLLVPGTLFFLEKTISLAASRMAALHIVEVNLLPSKVTHLLIKRPPLFHYRPGDYLYLNIPSIARYEWHPFTISSAPEQKDTIWLHIRSQGQWTNRLFESFKKPEPVFCGSKRLSRRLEMKRSQRKPQGLQPQPIDFGASAQGAVASNKEGIVELISYRPEGAPWQGHEGLVNTGTKDRTRAQREAAAEDPALVSEMSSENHQFCNIKCYIDGPYGTPTRRIFASEHAVLIGAGIGITPFASILQSILYRHQKRKHICPNCQHSWMESGQDEDMKLHKVDFIWINRDQQSFEWFVSLLTKLEMDQAEETQEGRFLELHMYMTSALSKNDIKAIGLQMALDLLAKKEKKDSITGLQTRTQPGRPDWNKVFQKVAAEKKGKVQVFFCGSPALAKILKGHCEQFSFKFFQENF; this is encoded by the exons CACCATGAATGCCGAGGAGGATGCCAAGTGGCTTCAGTGGGTGACGCACCAGTTTAAGACCATTGCGGGAGAAGATGGGGAAATCAACCTGCAAGACTTCAAAAAAGCCCTGAAGGTGAAAGAG TCTTTCTTTGCTGAGAGATTCTTTGTCCTGTTTGACTCGGATGGAAGTGGCACCATCACACTTCAGGAGCTGCAGAAGGCACTGACCCTGCTTATCCACGGCAGCCCCATGGACAAACTCAAATTCCTCTTCCAGGTGTATGACGTCGATG GCAGCGGCTCCATTGACGCCGACGAGCTGCGCACCGTGCTGCAGTCGTGCCTGTACGAGAGCGCCATCTCGCTGCCCAAGGAGAAGCTAGACCAGCTGACGCTGGCGCTCTTCGAGTCCGCCGATAAGGACTGCAGCGGCACCATCACTTTCGAGGAGCTCCGAGATGAGTTGCAGCGCTTCCCCGGGGTTCTGGAGAACCTGACCATCAG TGCTGCTCACTGGCTAACGCCTCCAGCTCCCCAGCGACACCGGCGCCAACCTCGCCTGCTGACCTCTGCCTACTGGCACAACCACCGCAGCCATGTGCTCTGCCTGGCCGTCTTCGTGGGCCTCCACATGCTGCTGTTTGCCCTGGCAGCTAGTGCCTACCGGGCCTTCGGATCCAGCGTCATGGTGGCCAAGGGCTGCGGCCAGTGCCTCAACTTTGACTGCAGCTTCATTGCG GTGCTGATGCTCAGGCGCTGCCTCACGTGGCTGCGGGCCACGTGGCTGGCCCAGGTCCTGCCGCTGGACCACAACATCCAGTTCCACCAGCTTATGGGCTACGTGGTGGTTGGGCTCTCCCTCGTGCACACCGTGGCCCACGTGGTGAATTTCG CGCTCCAGGCTCAGTCTGAGACCAGCCCCTTCCGGTTTTGGGAACTCCTGCTCACCACGAGGCCTGGCATCGGCTGGGTCCACGGCTCGGCCTCCCCGACTGGCGTggctctgctcctgctgctgcttctcatgTTCGCCTGCTCCAGCTCCTGTGTCCGCAGGAGTGGCCACTTTGAG gtGTTCTACTGGACCCACCTGTCCTACCTCCCCATGTGGCTCCTGCTCATCCTGCACGGGCCCAACTTCTGGAAGTGGCTGCTGGTCCCTGGCACGTTGTTCTTCCTGGAGAAAACCATCAGCCTGGCAGCATCCCGCATGGCGGCCCTGCACATCGTGGAAGTCAATCTCCTCCCTTCCAAG GTCACTCATCTCCTCATCAAGAGGCCCCCTCTTTTCCACTACAGACCTGGTGACTACTTGTATCTGAACATCCCCAGCATTGCACGCTACGAGTGGCACCCCTTCACCATCAGCAGTGCTCCTGAGCAGAAAG ACACCATCTGGCTACACATCCGGTCCCAGGGCCAGTGGACCAACAGGTTGTTTGAGTCATTCAAGAAACCAGAGCCAGTGTTCTGTGGTTCCAAGAGGCTCTCGAGGAGGTTGGAGATGAAGAGGAGTCAGAGGAAGCCCCAG GGCTTGCAGCCCCAGCCCATCGATTTCGGAGCCTCAGCACAGGGTGCAGTAGCCTCCAACAAGGAGGGGATTGTGGAGCTGATATCCTACAGGCCGGAGGGAGCTCCGTGGCAGGGACACGAAGGCCTGGTGAACACGGGGACAAAGGATCGGACTCGGGCACAGAGGGAAGCTGCAGCCGAGGACCCGGCCCtg GTCTCCGAGATGTCCTCTGAGAACCACCAGTTCTGTAACATCAAG TGCTACATCGATGGCCCTTATGGGACCCCCACTCGCAGGATCTTTGCCTCCGAGCATGCTGTGCTCATTGGTGCAGGCATTGGCATCACGCCCTTTGCCTCCATCCTGCAGAGCATCTTATACAG ACACCAGAAGAGAAAGCACATTTGCCCCAATTGCCAGCACTCCTGGATGGAGAGTGGTCAGGATGAGGACATGAAACTCCACAAG GTGGACTTCATCTGGATTAACCGAGACCAGCAGTCTTTCGAGTGGTTTGTGAGCCTGCTGACCAAACTGGAGATGGACCAGGCCGAGGAGACGCAGGAGG GCCGTTTTCTGGAGCTGCACATGTACATGACCTCTGCACTGAGCAAGAACGACATAAAGGCCATTGGTCTGCAGATGGCCCTCGACCTCCTGgccaagaaggagaagaaggactCCATCACGGGCCTCCAGACACGCACCCAGCCTGGGCGGCCTGATTGGAACAAG GTGTTCCAGAAGGTGGCCGCTGAGAAGAAAGGCAAGGTGCAGGTCTTCTTCTGTGGCTCCCCGGCTCTGGCCAAGATCCTCAAGGGCCACTGTGAGCAGTTCAGCTTcaagtttttccaagagaacttCTAG
- the NOX5 gene encoding NADPH oxidase 5 isoform X2 encodes MSAPGDTAWTDSEGFRGTMNAEEDAKWLQWVTHQFKTIAGEDGEINLQDFKKALKVKESFFAERFFVLFDSDGSGTITLQELQKALTLLIHGSPMDKLKFLFQVYDVDGSGSIDADELRTVLQSCLYESAISLPKEKLDQLTLALFESADKDCSGTITFEELRDELQRFPGVLENLTISAAHWLTPPAPQRHRRQPRLLTSAYWHNHRSHVLCLAVFVGLHMLLFALAASAYRAFGSSVMVAKGCGQCLNFDCSFIAVLMLRRCLTWLRATWLAQVLPLDHNIQFHQLMGYVVVGLSLVHTVAHVVNFALQAQSETSPFRFWELLLTTRPGIGWVHGSASPTGVALLLLLLLMFACSSSCVRRSGHFEVFYWTHLSYLPMWLLLILHGPNFWKWLLVPGTLFFLEKTISLAASRMAALHIVEVNLLPSKVTHLLIKRPPLFHYRPGDYLYLNIPSIARYEWHPFTISSAPEQKDTIWLHIRSQGQWTNRLFESFKKPEPVFCGSKRLSRRLEMKRSQRKPQVSEMSSENHQFCNIKCYIDGPYGTPTRRIFASEHAVLIGAGIGITPFASILQSILYRHQKRKHICPNCQHSWMESGQDEDMKLHKVDFIWINRDQQSFEWFVSLLTKLEMDQAEETQEGRFLELHMYMTSALSKNDIKAIGLQMALDLLAKKEKKDSITGLQTRTQPGRPDWNKVFQKVAAEKKGKVQVFFCGSPALAKILKGHCEQFSFKFFQENF; translated from the exons CACCATGAATGCCGAGGAGGATGCCAAGTGGCTTCAGTGGGTGACGCACCAGTTTAAGACCATTGCGGGAGAAGATGGGGAAATCAACCTGCAAGACTTCAAAAAAGCCCTGAAGGTGAAAGAG TCTTTCTTTGCTGAGAGATTCTTTGTCCTGTTTGACTCGGATGGAAGTGGCACCATCACACTTCAGGAGCTGCAGAAGGCACTGACCCTGCTTATCCACGGCAGCCCCATGGACAAACTCAAATTCCTCTTCCAGGTGTATGACGTCGATG GCAGCGGCTCCATTGACGCCGACGAGCTGCGCACCGTGCTGCAGTCGTGCCTGTACGAGAGCGCCATCTCGCTGCCCAAGGAGAAGCTAGACCAGCTGACGCTGGCGCTCTTCGAGTCCGCCGATAAGGACTGCAGCGGCACCATCACTTTCGAGGAGCTCCGAGATGAGTTGCAGCGCTTCCCCGGGGTTCTGGAGAACCTGACCATCAG TGCTGCTCACTGGCTAACGCCTCCAGCTCCCCAGCGACACCGGCGCCAACCTCGCCTGCTGACCTCTGCCTACTGGCACAACCACCGCAGCCATGTGCTCTGCCTGGCCGTCTTCGTGGGCCTCCACATGCTGCTGTTTGCCCTGGCAGCTAGTGCCTACCGGGCCTTCGGATCCAGCGTCATGGTGGCCAAGGGCTGCGGCCAGTGCCTCAACTTTGACTGCAGCTTCATTGCG GTGCTGATGCTCAGGCGCTGCCTCACGTGGCTGCGGGCCACGTGGCTGGCCCAGGTCCTGCCGCTGGACCACAACATCCAGTTCCACCAGCTTATGGGCTACGTGGTGGTTGGGCTCTCCCTCGTGCACACCGTGGCCCACGTGGTGAATTTCG CGCTCCAGGCTCAGTCTGAGACCAGCCCCTTCCGGTTTTGGGAACTCCTGCTCACCACGAGGCCTGGCATCGGCTGGGTCCACGGCTCGGCCTCCCCGACTGGCGTggctctgctcctgctgctgcttctcatgTTCGCCTGCTCCAGCTCCTGTGTCCGCAGGAGTGGCCACTTTGAG gtGTTCTACTGGACCCACCTGTCCTACCTCCCCATGTGGCTCCTGCTCATCCTGCACGGGCCCAACTTCTGGAAGTGGCTGCTGGTCCCTGGCACGTTGTTCTTCCTGGAGAAAACCATCAGCCTGGCAGCATCCCGCATGGCGGCCCTGCACATCGTGGAAGTCAATCTCCTCCCTTCCAAG GTCACTCATCTCCTCATCAAGAGGCCCCCTCTTTTCCACTACAGACCTGGTGACTACTTGTATCTGAACATCCCCAGCATTGCACGCTACGAGTGGCACCCCTTCACCATCAGCAGTGCTCCTGAGCAGAAAG ACACCATCTGGCTACACATCCGGTCCCAGGGCCAGTGGACCAACAGGTTGTTTGAGTCATTCAAGAAACCAGAGCCAGTGTTCTGTGGTTCCAAGAGGCTCTCGAGGAGGTTGGAGATGAAGAGGAGTCAGAGGAAGCCCCAG GTCTCCGAGATGTCCTCTGAGAACCACCAGTTCTGTAACATCAAG TGCTACATCGATGGCCCTTATGGGACCCCCACTCGCAGGATCTTTGCCTCCGAGCATGCTGTGCTCATTGGTGCAGGCATTGGCATCACGCCCTTTGCCTCCATCCTGCAGAGCATCTTATACAG ACACCAGAAGAGAAAGCACATTTGCCCCAATTGCCAGCACTCCTGGATGGAGAGTGGTCAGGATGAGGACATGAAACTCCACAAG GTGGACTTCATCTGGATTAACCGAGACCAGCAGTCTTTCGAGTGGTTTGTGAGCCTGCTGACCAAACTGGAGATGGACCAGGCCGAGGAGACGCAGGAGG GCCGTTTTCTGGAGCTGCACATGTACATGACCTCTGCACTGAGCAAGAACGACATAAAGGCCATTGGTCTGCAGATGGCCCTCGACCTCCTGgccaagaaggagaagaaggactCCATCACGGGCCTCCAGACACGCACCCAGCCTGGGCGGCCTGATTGGAACAAG GTGTTCCAGAAGGTGGCCGCTGAGAAGAAAGGCAAGGTGCAGGTCTTCTTCTGTGGCTCCCCGGCTCTGGCCAAGATCCTCAAGGGCCACTGTGAGCAGTTCAGCTTcaagtttttccaagagaacttCTAG